The Stappia sp. genome window below encodes:
- a CDS encoding YihY/virulence factor BrkB family protein has product MASADNAAVPMALTPAAWVSACRATARAAFDMETSLRCAGVAFFGFLSVFPAISALVAVVGLVADTRALDLTRLPLAPAVPSDIVQLIDTRVTAFAARDTSFGIGLGISLVVAMWSGSRGMNALIFAISRAHKEETRRGFLASVVMSLAATLGAFVTLTIIVVAVTVIPAIALIWPFPESRETAVLWLRWPILAAVLALAVFILFKQAPDRRSPRARWVVPGAVLATLLWLGGSMALSVFIENFGRYNATFGSIAAAAVFMLWLYFSALVLVSGARLNAELEWRTRRDSTVGPPRPMGEREAYVADTLASDVLRERSR; this is encoded by the coding sequence GTGGCCTCAGCCGACAATGCCGCCGTTCCCATGGCCCTCACGCCGGCGGCCTGGGTCTCCGCTTGCCGTGCGACCGCCCGGGCGGCCTTCGACATGGAGACGTCGCTGCGCTGCGCCGGCGTCGCCTTCTTCGGATTTCTGTCCGTGTTTCCCGCAATCAGCGCCCTGGTCGCGGTGGTGGGGCTGGTGGCCGACACCCGCGCCCTCGACCTGACCCGTCTGCCCCTTGCCCCCGCCGTGCCGTCCGACATCGTGCAGCTCATCGATACGCGCGTGACCGCCTTCGCCGCGCGCGACACCAGCTTCGGCATCGGCCTGGGCATCAGTCTCGTGGTCGCGATGTGGTCGGGATCGCGGGGCATGAATGCCCTGATCTTCGCCATTTCACGGGCCCACAAGGAAGAAACCCGACGCGGGTTTCTGGCCAGTGTCGTCATGTCGCTGGCGGCGACGCTCGGGGCCTTCGTGACCCTGACGATCATCGTGGTCGCTGTGACGGTCATTCCGGCGATCGCTCTGATCTGGCCATTTCCCGAAAGCCGCGAAACGGCGGTCTTGTGGTTGCGCTGGCCGATCCTGGCGGCGGTTCTGGCCCTTGCGGTCTTCATCCTGTTCAAACAGGCGCCGGACCGGCGGTCCCCGCGCGCGCGATGGGTGGTGCCGGGCGCGGTGCTGGCAACGCTCCTGTGGCTGGGCGGCTCGATGGCGCTCTCGGTCTTCATCGAGAATTTCGGACGCTACAACGCCACCTTCGGGTCGATCGCCGCGGCCGCCGTCTTCATGCTGTGGCTCTACTTCAGCGCGCTCGTTCTGGTTTCCGGCGCCCGGCTGAACGCCGAACTGGAGTGGCGCACCCGGCGCGACTCGACCGTCGGACCGCCGAGGCCGATGGGCGAGCGCGAGGCCTATGTGGCCGACACGCTGGCGTCCGACGTTTTGAGGGAACGAAGCCGTTGA
- a CDS encoding CsbD family protein, with translation MNWDQVKGKWTEMQGKARQQWGELTDDDLAEAKGNREELAGKLQQRYGKTKEDARREVDDWVASL, from the coding sequence ATGAACTGGGATCAAGTCAAAGGCAAATGGACCGAGATGCAGGGCAAGGCGCGCCAGCAGTGGGGCGAACTGACCGACGACGACCTGGCGGAAGCCAAGGGCAATCGCGAGGAACTGGCCGGCAAGCTCCAGCAGCGCTACGGCAAGACAAAGGAAGACGCCCGGCGCGAAGTGGATGACTGGGTCGCCTCCCTTTGA
- a CDS encoding NepR family anti-sigma factor, translating to MKVIDFCGRQRRRQGSGAAAASRIGQRLKLAYDELVEEPVPERFTELLRALDEADSVAMPETARKGHR from the coding sequence ATGAAGGTCATCGACTTTTGCGGCAGACAGCGCCGACGGCAGGGCTCCGGCGCGGCCGCGGCCTCCCGAATTGGGCAACGGCTCAAGCTGGCATATGATGAACTCGTCGAGGAACCGGTACCGGAGCGCTTCACGGAGCTTCTGCGCGCGCTCGACGAGGCGGACAGCGTTGCCATGCCTGAAACGGCCCGAAAAGGACATCGCTGA
- a CDS encoding sigma-70 family RNA polymerase sigma factor, whose product MTTRTDFKADLLASIPSLRAFGLSLSGHADRADDLVQETLVKAWHKQDTFRPGTNIRAWLFTILRNEFYSQMRKRGREVSDAQGALTERLASHPEQTGTLDLQDMKVALQQLPEDQREAIVLVGASGLSYEEAAQVCGCAVGTVKSRVSRARDRLAEILQIDDSSDYGPDAVATHVLAQPAIG is encoded by the coding sequence ATGACGACACGCACAGATTTCAAGGCAGATCTCTTGGCGTCCATCCCCAGTTTGCGCGCGTTCGGGCTGTCGCTCAGCGGACACGCGGATCGGGCCGACGACCTGGTTCAGGAAACGCTGGTCAAGGCCTGGCACAAGCAGGACACATTCAGGCCGGGAACGAACATCCGCGCCTGGCTGTTCACCATCCTGCGCAACGAGTTCTATTCGCAGATGCGCAAGAGGGGCCGCGAGGTCTCGGACGCCCAGGGGGCCTTGACGGAACGCCTCGCGTCCCATCCGGAGCAGACCGGCACGCTGGATCTTCAGGACATGAAGGTCGCCCTGCAGCAATTGCCCGAGGACCAGCGCGAGGCGATCGTTCTCGTCGGCGCGTCGGGCCTGAGCTACGAGGAAGCCGCGCAAGTTTGCGGCTGTGCGGTGGGGACCGTCAAGAGCCGGGTCTCGCGGGCCCGCGACAGGCTGGCCGAGATCCTCCAGATCGACGACAGCAGCGACTACGGCCCCGACGCGGTCGCAACCCATGTTCTGGCGCAGCCCGCCATCGGCTGA
- a CDS encoding Rho termination factor N-terminal domain-containing protein → MPQKDHGSSVKNDEVYERLRDEGASKEKAARIANATANDRQHPSKKGGEAARYEDWTRAELYQRASEIGIDGRSSMNKDELISALRNH, encoded by the coding sequence ATGCCGCAGAAAGACCACGGGTCCTCCGTCAAGAACGACGAGGTCTATGAACGGCTGCGCGATGAGGGCGCCTCCAAGGAGAAAGCGGCGCGCATCGCCAATGCCACCGCCAACGACCGTCAACACCCCTCGAAAAAGGGCGGCGAGGCGGCAAGATACGAAGACTGGACCAGGGCGGAGCTCTACCAACGCGCCTCGGAAATCGGCATCGACGGGCGCTCCTCCATGAACAAGGACGAGCTGATTTCCGCCCTGCGCAATCATTGA
- a CDS encoding HWE histidine kinase domain-containing protein: MFDHPDFALLSRALAGSPVTVFFQDSSGQFVWFVNLQSIWASRDLIGATDADVFDPASVAAFAVAKQRALETDDKQSVEVVPLKETVSGQADCHLRLTIEAMRDEASGEAAGYLCSSIDVTKENQRERSLQALLLEVSHRSKNMLAMVLSLSAQTARTARTIEGFLRSFTGRVQSLAKSQDVITASDWRGARLQELVDQQVVNVVQRDGVRLEVTGDNPNFTPNAALHIGLALHELVANAIVHGALAQGDGLIAIECTAVGRTDDRGPGAWIVWHETPGPAVIPLQSDKSFGNTLLERIVPTAVNGTGSLSFDADGVTYTLFVAASEFG, translated from the coding sequence ATGTTCGACCATCCAGACTTTGCTCTGTTGTCGCGGGCGCTGGCGGGGTCGCCGGTGACCGTGTTCTTCCAGGACAGCAGCGGTCAATTCGTCTGGTTCGTGAACCTGCAATCCATCTGGGCCAGCCGTGACCTGATCGGCGCAACCGATGCGGATGTGTTCGACCCCGCCAGCGTCGCCGCCTTCGCGGTCGCCAAGCAGCGGGCACTCGAGACGGATGACAAGCAATCCGTCGAGGTCGTTCCGCTCAAGGAGACCGTTTCGGGGCAAGCGGACTGTCATCTCAGGCTGACGATCGAGGCGATGCGGGACGAGGCCAGCGGGGAGGCCGCCGGCTACCTGTGCTCCTCCATCGACGTCACGAAGGAAAACCAGCGCGAGCGCTCGCTCCAGGCCTTGCTGTTGGAGGTTTCCCACCGTTCCAAGAACATGCTTGCCATGGTTCTCAGCCTGTCGGCCCAGACCGCGCGGACGGCCAGGACAATCGAGGGGTTTCTGCGTTCCTTCACCGGGCGCGTGCAATCGCTCGCCAAGTCGCAGGATGTGATCACCGCGAGCGACTGGCGCGGCGCGCGATTGCAGGAACTGGTCGATCAACAGGTGGTCAACGTCGTTCAACGCGACGGCGTGCGGCTCGAGGTCACCGGCGACAACCCCAATTTCACGCCCAATGCCGCGCTCCACATTGGTCTGGCGCTGCACGAACTGGTGGCCAACGCCATCGTTCATGGCGCCCTGGCCCAGGGCGACGGCCTGATCGCGATCGAGTGCACCGCCGTTGGAAGGACCGACGATCGGGGGCCGGGGGCATGGATCGTCTGGCACGAAACGCCGGGCCCGGCCGTGATACCCCTTCAAAGCGACAAGAGCTTCGGCAATACACTGCTCGAACGGATCGTGCCGACCGCGGTCAATGGAACCGGGAGCCTGTCCTTCGACGCCGACGGGGTGACCTACACATTGTTCGTCGCCGCTTCGGAATTCGGCTGA
- a CDS encoding response regulator: protein MPLAAQIAPHIPYLRRFARALSGSQQAGDRYVAALLEALIAEPAMFPEHGNTKVALYQAFLALWSTLDVDPTRERPDATQLDRAESNLQAIPPLPRQAFLLTSVEGFGREDAAAVLRVPVEAFDDLIETASQDIANQVATSVLIIEDEPLIAMDVETMVEDLGHRVTGIARTHTEATALFEKDRPGIVLADIQLADGSSGLDAVNEILQSVDVPVIFVTAFPERLLTGERPEPAYLVTKPFNPQTVGALISQALFFAETQQKAA, encoded by the coding sequence ATGCCGCTGGCCGCTCAGATCGCACCTCATATTCCCTATCTGCGACGGTTTGCGCGTGCGTTGAGCGGATCGCAGCAGGCCGGCGACCGCTATGTCGCCGCCCTGCTGGAGGCGCTGATCGCCGAGCCGGCGATGTTTCCCGAGCATGGGAACACGAAGGTCGCGCTCTATCAGGCGTTTCTCGCCCTGTGGTCGACGCTGGACGTCGATCCGACGCGCGAGCGGCCGGACGCCACGCAGTTGGACAGGGCGGAGAGCAACCTGCAGGCCATCCCGCCCTTGCCGCGTCAGGCGTTTCTTCTGACCTCCGTCGAGGGCTTCGGCCGCGAGGACGCCGCCGCGGTTCTTCGCGTGCCGGTCGAGGCGTTCGACGATCTGATCGAGACGGCATCGCAGGACATCGCCAACCAGGTCGCCACCAGCGTGCTGATCATCGAGGATGAGCCGCTGATCGCGATGGACGTCGAAACGATGGTCGAGGACCTGGGGCATCGGGTGACGGGCATCGCGCGCACCCACACCGAAGCCACCGCCCTGTTCGAGAAGGATCGGCCCGGCATCGTCCTGGCCGATATCCAGCTCGCCGACGGCAGTTCGGGGCTCGATGCGGTCAACGAGATCTTGCAATCGGTGGATGTGCCCGTCATCTTCGTCACGGCCTTCCCCGAGAGGCTGTTGACGGGCGAGCGGCCCGAGCCGGCCTATCTGGTGACCAAGCCGTTCAACCCGCAAACCGTCGGCGCGCTGATCAGTCAGGCGCTGTTCTTTGCCGAGACACAACAGAAAGCCGCCTGA
- a CDS encoding NepR family anti-sigma factor, whose protein sequence is MTKSRHDTPRNADARALSDKAVEQIGRRLRESYDEMVKAPVPDRFSALLDELEKADRSDRSE, encoded by the coding sequence ATGACGAAAAGCAGGCACGACACCCCGCGGAATGCCGACGCCCGCGCGCTGAGCGACAAGGCGGTCGAGCAGATCGGACGCAGACTTCGCGAAAGCTATGACGAAATGGTCAAGGCGCCGGTTCCCGACCGTTTCTCCGCCCTTCTGGACGAACTGGAAAAGGCGGACCGATCGGACAGGAGCGAATGA
- a CDS encoding Crp/Fnr family transcriptional regulator — translation MTKRTRSAPDTTPPARTRAISCAQCPLCASGHFRAFESAELDFVSDFKRGELLAEARSTLFVEGANSPHLYTVVSGWGFRYKTLEDGRRQILNYVMPGDFVGLQASLFNAMQHSVECLSDMQLCWFDRARLSDLYRSFPTLGYDITWLAAREEQILEEHLLSVGRRNALERAAYLLSYLFERARAVGLFADAPEITPLTQQHVADTLGLSLVHTNKTLRRLQDQRLIQWREPGFRILDPDKLRALSGWDGLPDQKRPFI, via the coding sequence ATGACGAAGCGGACACGTTCAGCACCCGACACCACGCCGCCGGCGCGCACGCGCGCCATATCCTGCGCGCAATGCCCATTGTGCGCGAGCGGCCACTTTCGGGCGTTCGAGTCGGCGGAACTGGATTTCGTGTCCGATTTCAAGCGGGGCGAATTGCTGGCCGAGGCGCGGTCGACCCTCTTTGTGGAGGGGGCCAACAGCCCGCACCTTTACACCGTCGTTTCCGGATGGGGGTTTCGCTACAAGACGCTCGAGGACGGGCGGCGGCAGATTCTCAATTACGTGATGCCAGGCGATTTCGTCGGTCTGCAGGCCTCGCTGTTCAACGCCATGCAGCATTCGGTGGAGTGCCTGTCGGACATGCAATTGTGCTGGTTCGACCGCGCGCGCTTGTCCGACCTCTATCGCAGCTTCCCGACACTCGGCTACGACATCACCTGGCTGGCGGCGCGCGAGGAACAGATACTCGAGGAACATCTCCTCAGCGTCGGGCGGCGCAATGCGCTCGAGCGGGCGGCCTATCTCTTGTCCTATCTGTTCGAGCGCGCCAGGGCGGTCGGCCTGTTCGCCGATGCACCGGAGATCACGCCACTGACCCAACAGCATGTCGCCGACACGCTGGGCCTGTCGCTGGTGCACACCAACAAGACCTTGCGGCGGCTTCAGGACCAGAGGCTGATCCAGTGGCGCGAGCCGGGCTTCCGCATTCTCGATCCCGACAAACTCCGCGCCCTGTCCGGCTGGGACGGCCTTCCCGACCAGAAGCGCCCGTTCATCTGA
- a CDS encoding PLD nuclease N-terminal domain-containing protein yields MGIEVGGLLGLILLIVVVWAIYSIFQSSASTGAKALWTVLIIVLPVIGLIIWFLFGPKGGGRRTV; encoded by the coding sequence ATGGGTATCGAAGTTGGCGGCCTGCTGGGCCTCATTCTGCTGATCGTCGTGGTATGGGCGATCTACAGCATCTTTCAATCCTCCGCCTCGACCGGCGCGAAGGCCTTGTGGACGGTGCTGATCATCGTCCTGCCGGTCATCGGGCTGATCATCTGGTTCCTGTTCGGCCCCAAGGGCGGCGGGCGCCGCACGGTCTAG
- a CDS encoding DNA starvation/stationary phase protection protein has protein sequence MTSDATAGSARERLSASAPPLTDRIHERSREMTQSVLKPKLTEEAVATGIDDDARQRISEALSAILTDTYVLVIKTHIYHWNVVGPLFHAVHTMTEDQYGNLFEATDTIAERIRALGNRAPVADAAGPGKAVVSAAAPATSAHDMIADLIADHEAAIRKMRDTADMAEKHDDLVTHDMLIERMTYHEQVVWMWRALITE, from the coding sequence GTGACCAGCGACGCGACCGCCGGCTCGGCGAGAGAGCGCCTTTCGGCGTCCGCTCCGCCCCTGACCGACAGGATCCACGAAAGGAGCCGCGAAATGACGCAATCCGTCCTCAAGCCGAAGCTGACCGAGGAAGCTGTCGCGACGGGCATCGATGACGATGCCCGGCAGCGGATTTCCGAGGCGCTCTCGGCCATTCTGACCGACACCTATGTGCTGGTCATCAAGACCCACATCTATCACTGGAATGTGGTCGGTCCGCTGTTTCACGCGGTCCACACCATGACCGAAGACCAATATGGAAATCTGTTCGAGGCGACCGACACCATCGCCGAGCGTATTCGGGCCCTGGGCAACAGGGCACCCGTCGCCGACGCCGCCGGACCGGGCAAGGCCGTGGTTTCCGCCGCCGCGCCGGCAACATCGGCGCACGATATGATCGCCGATCTGATCGCGGACCATGAAGCGGCCATCCGCAAGATGCGTGACACCGCCGACATGGCGGAGAAACACGACGATCTGGTCACCCACGACATGCTCATCGAGCGCATGACCTATCACGAGCAGGTCGTGTGGATGTGGCGCGCACTGATCACGGAGTAA
- a CDS encoding phospholipase D family protein, translating to MASVSSSSQDGTALTPTTLYAKARHAIRHLETEAAALWNRSCGIVEQKLQSSVAHAVDKPTLGQERARIAMLRHLITADDAFPVMEDLVLGAGSSLDVALHVFSPRTKTRSRRAHEKTIVDWGGLIADALRRGVEVRMLVNDFDPVGAADMHASVWERIALFGDALDGLPEEARARLHLLVATPGGQSGMVLRVAAWPKVRAMIRKAVEDFAGRGRALPPGLVDFRTGKAIRWWPPVRNDTQTLHQKFMIVDGRRAVIGGLDIDERRYDDPAHRRDAEKTWHDVSVVFDGPALRDLRAHFDRCWTAVQRHGHSYGARFRQMNPGFPVTPVETGRRRHGGGASSPPGGHGERTAGSGESIRVAVTHARPGTNPLRFGPRTDVRQLERAHLDLIKEARHLLYVETQFFRSSAIRNALLAALERNRGLHVIMLLPGAPDVVAYDGAATGTQRYGEWLQMRALNRLYAAYPERVGAFSLTNERDRAERHERDALHGKAMVYIHSKLMVADDAKAIVSSANLNARSMHWDVEAGIVVTDAAFAGSLRADLWQAHLGEAATGLDPVADPAACMTTWRAQARLRREAGRWTAKIGVVPFPLERTMRFAKRHLFLPEELV from the coding sequence TTGGCATCCGTTTCTTCGTCGTCACAAGACGGCACTGCACTTACCCCGACAACGCTCTACGCCAAAGCGAGACATGCCATTCGGCATCTTGAAACAGAAGCTGCGGCATTGTGGAACAGAAGCTGCGGTATTGTGGAACAAAAGTTGCAATCAAGCGTAGCACATGCTGTTGATAAGCCAACTTTAGGGCAAGAGCGTGCCCGGATTGCGATGCTGCGTCACCTGATCACCGCCGACGATGCCTTTCCCGTGATGGAAGATCTGGTGCTGGGCGCCGGCAGCTCGCTCGACGTCGCGCTGCATGTCTTCTCGCCGCGCACGAAAACACGCAGCCGCCGCGCCCATGAGAAAACGATCGTCGACTGGGGCGGATTGATCGCCGACGCCCTGCGCCGGGGTGTCGAAGTCCGTATGCTCGTCAACGACTTCGATCCGGTCGGCGCGGCGGACATGCATGCCAGTGTCTGGGAACGCATCGCGCTTTTCGGCGATGCGCTGGACGGCCTGCCGGAAGAGGCGCGCGCGCGGCTGCACCTGCTCGTCGCGACACCCGGCGGTCAATCCGGAATGGTGTTGCGGGTCGCCGCCTGGCCGAAGGTGCGGGCGATGATCCGTAAGGCGGTCGAGGATTTCGCGGGCAGGGGGCGGGCCCTGCCGCCCGGTCTCGTGGACTTTCGAACGGGCAAGGCGATCCGCTGGTGGCCTCCGGTCCGCAACGACACCCAGACGCTGCACCAGAAGTTCATGATCGTGGATGGCAGGCGGGCCGTTATCGGGGGGCTCGACATTGACGAACGCCGCTACGACGACCCCGCCCATCGCCGCGATGCCGAAAAGACCTGGCACGATGTCAGCGTCGTGTTCGACGGTCCGGCCTTGCGCGATTTGCGGGCGCATTTCGACAGGTGCTGGACGGCGGTGCAACGCCACGGGCACAGCTACGGCGCCCGGTTCCGGCAGATGAATCCCGGCTTCCCCGTCACGCCGGTCGAGACCGGCCGTCGCCGGCACGGCGGCGGGGCGTCTTCGCCGCCGGGCGGTCATGGTGAGAGGACCGCAGGTTCTGGCGAGTCGATCAGGGTCGCGGTGACGCATGCCAGGCCCGGGACAAACCCGTTGCGCTTCGGCCCCAGGACCGATGTCCGGCAGCTGGAAAGGGCGCATCTGGATTTGATCAAAGAGGCGCGTCACCTGCTTTATGTCGAAACGCAATTCTTCCGCTCTTCGGCCATCCGCAACGCGCTGCTGGCGGCGCTTGAGCGGAATCGGGGGCTGCATGTGATCATGCTGCTGCCCGGCGCGCCCGACGTGGTCGCCTATGACGGAGCGGCGACGGGGACCCAGCGCTATGGCGAATGGCTTCAGATGCGGGCGCTGAACAGGCTCTACGCTGCTTACCCGGAGCGCGTCGGTGCGTTCTCGCTGACCAATGAACGCGATCGCGCCGAGCGCCATGAGCGCGATGCCCTGCATGGCAAGGCCATGGTCTACATTCACTCCAAGCTGATGGTGGCCGACGATGCGAAGGCAATCGTCTCCTCCGCCAATCTCAATGCCCGCTCGATGCATTGGGATGTCGAGGCCGGGATCGTCGTGACCGACGCCGCATTCGCCGGGAGCCTGCGCGCGGATCTGTGGCAGGCCCACCTCGGCGAAGCCGCGACCGGGCTGGATCCGGTCGCGGATCCCGCCGCCTGCATGACGACATGGCGCGCGCAGGCGCGTCTGCGACGCGAGGCCGGGCGGTGGACGGCGAAGATCGGCGTCGTGCCCTTTCCGCTGGAAAGGACCATGCGCTTCGCCAAGAGGCACCTTTTCCTGCCCGAAGAGCTGGTTTGA
- a CDS encoding HWE histidine kinase domain-containing protein gives MSAHLRKTLALRYTGFFSWAWDIRSDTVDADPDLARLFDMPDHRQTITSADIRARMHAADRPRMDAAMARTIATGAPCDERFRIVDREGTVRWLRGICEVHESDADGTASVIVGLNMDITDQVAGEERMLAIVGEMRHRIRNSLAMVNSLVAATARETEDVAEYADKLRGRIDALAAAQRAIGNTDDVNLVSLGEAVHGALAPFVGTASWGHRIRIDVCDLPVPPSLGQAIALTVYEFATNAIKHGALSFDDGTIDVTAGLSDDRRLLELEWSECHAGRQTRPPSGSSGFGTQLVDRLIRAENGEIERTLDCGMYRANLRFQLTG, from the coding sequence ATGTCGGCCCACCTGCGCAAGACGCTGGCCCTGCGCTACACCGGGTTTTTCAGCTGGGCATGGGACATCCGCTCCGACACCGTCGACGCCGACCCGGATCTGGCACGGCTGTTCGACATGCCCGACCATCGCCAGACGATCACGAGCGCCGACATTCGCGCGCGCATGCATGCCGCCGACCGGCCGCGCATGGATGCCGCCATGGCCCGGACGATCGCCACCGGCGCCCCCTGCGACGAACGGTTTCGCATTGTCGATCGCGAGGGCACCGTGCGCTGGCTACGCGGGATCTGCGAAGTTCATGAAAGCGACGCCGATGGCACCGCCTCCGTGATCGTCGGCTTGAACATGGACATCACCGATCAGGTCGCGGGCGAGGAGCGCATGCTCGCCATTGTCGGCGAAATGCGCCACCGCATCCGCAACTCTCTGGCCATGGTCAACTCTCTGGTTGCCGCGACCGCCCGGGAAACCGAGGATGTCGCCGAATATGCCGACAAACTGCGCGGCCGGATCGACGCGCTGGCGGCCGCGCAACGGGCCATCGGCAACACGGACGACGTCAATCTGGTCAGCCTCGGCGAAGCCGTGCATGGCGCCCTGGCGCCTTTCGTCGGGACCGCCAGCTGGGGCCACCGGATCAGGATCGACGTCTGCGATCTTCCGGTCCCCCCGTCGCTCGGCCAGGCCATCGCGTTGACCGTCTACGAGTTCGCGACAAACGCGATCAAGCATGGCGCGCTGTCCTTCGACGACGGCACGATCGATGTCACGGCCGGCCTGTCCGACGATCGCCGCCTGCTCGAACTGGAATGGTCGGAGTGTCACGCCGGCCGTCAGACTCGGCCGCCTTCGGGCAGTTCGGGCTTCGGGACCCAATTGGTCGACCGCCTGATCCGCGCCGAGAACGGCGAGATCGAGCGCACGCTCGATTGCGGCATGTACCGGGCGAACCTGCGGTTCCAGCTCACCGGGTAG
- a CDS encoding AI-2E family transporter — protein MLAFDGWLFRSLATLALLIALVSALSLAQSIFIPVFIALFLAILLHLPLNAMERAGVPRIFAALALSLIVALAVAMLAFFLSGPIQSLAENYPDMIRQLRYKLLVLQSSLRQAQEVGQELSAVSEQVGQALEDDVAEKVVVRDSNLLVSAASGFASGVTTVAITLTISGFILAMRRPFLIITTIPHGDMAGKLRAARVWKAVEAQVSHYLLVTTLINIALGVVVGLVLWQLGVPMPIFWGAVVAFLNYMPFVGPTIGVLLLLAVSIVQFDTIWQMLVPAAAYMAINLVEANFVTPNLVGRRTNIAPLAIILALMFWGWIWGFAGLFLSVPLLVVLKATSARIDSLATVNRMLTPRSRHGGRPAREPI, from the coding sequence ATGCTCGCATTCGACGGCTGGCTGTTTCGATCCCTCGCGACACTGGCATTGCTCATCGCGCTGGTCTCCGCGCTCAGTCTGGCGCAATCGATCTTCATTCCCGTCTTCATCGCCTTGTTCCTGGCGATCCTGCTGCACCTGCCGCTGAACGCGATGGAGCGCGCGGGCGTTCCGCGCATCTTCGCCGCGCTGGCCTTGAGCCTGATCGTGGCGCTCGCGGTGGCGATGCTGGCCTTCTTCCTGTCAGGCCCGATCCAGTCGCTTGCCGAAAACTACCCGGACATGATCCGGCAGCTGCGCTACAAGTTGCTGGTCTTGCAATCTTCCCTGCGGCAGGCGCAGGAAGTCGGCCAGGAGCTTTCCGCGGTCAGCGAGCAGGTCGGTCAGGCCCTCGAGGACGATGTGGCGGAGAAGGTCGTCGTCCGGGACTCCAATCTGCTTGTGAGCGCCGCGTCCGGATTTGCCTCGGGCGTGACAACCGTCGCGATCACCTTGACCATATCCGGCTTTATTCTCGCGATGCGCCGGCCATTCCTGATCATCACGACGATTCCGCATGGAGACATGGCCGGCAAGTTGCGTGCCGCGCGCGTCTGGAAGGCGGTGGAAGCGCAAGTCAGCCATTATCTTCTGGTGACGACGCTGATCAACATCGCCCTTGGGGTCGTCGTCGGCCTGGTCCTGTGGCAGCTCGGCGTGCCGATGCCGATCTTCTGGGGCGCGGTTGTCGCCTTCCTCAACTACATGCCGTTCGTCGGACCCACCATCGGCGTGCTGCTGCTTCTCGCCGTGTCGATCGTGCAGTTCGACACGATCTGGCAAATGCTGGTTCCCGCGGCGGCCTATATGGCCATCAATCTCGTCGAGGCGAATTTCGTCACCCCCAATCTGGTCGGCCGACGCACCAATATCGCTCCGCTCGCCATCATTCTGGCGCTGATGTTCTGGGGCTGGATCTGGGGCTTTGCCGGGCTTTTCCTCTCGGTGCCCCTGCTCGTCGTGCTCAAGGCAACGTCGGCACGGATCGACAGCCTCGCGACCGTCAACCGCATGCTGACACCGCGATCGCGCCATGGCGGTCGCCCCGCCAGGGAACCAATCTGA